TCCTATTGAAGAAAGAGGCGAAAGATACACTTGCGCCATCCATATAGCTAGAATCGTGTTTTTCTGTCCCAATCCTTGCCCCCCTGCAATGGTCTCACCATGTCGGCGACCGATCCAACGCCCGATCGCAAATTGTCCGATACACAATAACAACGCGGCAAAAGCGATTAAAAACTCTTCCCCGTAGTTTTTACTATCCTGCTGCATGATGAAAGACACCGTTTTCCCGACCACGATTGTCAGGCTGAACGACCACAAATAGAAAGAAATACTTTGATGACTTTTCAACACCTTATGCGCTGAAGGAATAAAATATTCCAAGATCCATGCCCCAGCCAAAGGCAAAAGTAACAACGGCCCAACCTGCCGGCAAACGTACCATAAAGACGCACCGAAAGACATTTCCCCTTGGGTCCCCACGAGGGAGAAAATCACGGGTGACACGATTGCCACGCACAAATTACTCGCTAACGTGTAAGCGGCCAAACATGACACACTCCCGCCCAGCATCCCCGTGACAACCGTCGCGGCCACGGCCGTCGGGGCCAGCACACAAATCATCATAGCCTCTCCCAACAAGGCATCAAAAGGGCATAACACGGCGTACACGCACACGCTACCCACGACCTGAACCACAAGCATCCACGCGTGTAACCGGGTAAAACGCATTTCCTTGATCGACAAACGACAACACGTGATTAATAGCATCACAGAAATCAAGTAAGGAGTCAAGAAAGAAAACAAGCTGAAAAAAGAGTAAAATATACCCCCGCTTAACATCGCCAAAGGCAACATCCATGTTTTTAATCGCTCTAACACATCTTCATTATTTTTCCATCGCAAAGGAACATTGAATTCGCTAATAATCCAAATAAAAAAACAGAAGATCCCCCTTTTGTCAAAACTTGTAAAATACCAGTTATAATCTTTCGTTTTTATCTCTAAATCATGGCTATTATGCAAAATTTGCCTACTTTTGCCCGTGGAACAGGAAAACGTCACAAAAGCGTAACTATCACTACTAAATAGATTCGATCATGTCGGAAAACAAGAATACCGCAATTCCGGTAAATGAATTAGAAGATTTACAAGAGAAAGAGTTTATACTCCACGAGCTACAAAAATCAGCAAAAATCGGCTGGTGGAAGGTAAACTTCAACACTCACGAAATCATTTGTTCAGACTACATCATGGATATACTCGATCTATCTAAAAACACCATGACCGTGGAAGAGTTCCTAAACATCATCAACGTGGAACACAGGCAACGTATCTCCTCCTCGTTCATCCACATCCGAACACAGAATTTCTACGACGAAATATTCCCGATACAAACAAAGTATGGAGAATTATGGATTCATTCCAAGCTGGGCAACAAAATCGTGCGGGAAGACAACACGGTTATCGCCATCGGATTTTCCCAGATACTTGATGAAGAAACGAATACATCCCTTTATAAAGACAAGGAAGACTCCCGTTTAAAGGAATTACTGGTCCGGCAATTCGCCCTGTCTCAATCCCTATCAAACTTTTTGAAAAGCGCAGACACCCAAAAAGTCATCACGGACACGCTGAAAGATTTATTACAGCAATTTAACGGGGACCGCACCTACATATTCCAATACGACAAGACCAAAGGTACACAAAGTTGTATCTACGAAGCTACCCGGGAAGAAGTTTCCCCGGAGATCGACACTTTGCAGGATATGGACATTAACTATAACCAGTGGTGGAGTAAACAAATGTTCAACAACGTGCCTATCATCATCAACAACCTCGATGAGATGCCACCGGAAGCCGTAAACGACAAGCAAACTTTGGCCCGTCAGAATATTGCCTCCCTCATGGTATTCCCACTTCTATCCGCACAAGGTATTTGGGGGTATATGGGGATAGACATTGTAAACACCCCCCGCCTTTGGAGTATGATCGACAAGGAATGGTTTTCAGCCATCTCCAACATCATCAACATCTGTATCGAATTACGAGCATCCGAGAAAAAAGCCCAACAGGAAAGAGAGTATTTCAAGAGCCTTTACGACCATATGCCGATCGGTTACCTACGGATGCAAATCTTATATAATAATTCCGGCAAAGTAACTGATTACAAATACTTGGATGCGAATCCCGCCTTTTACAATATAACAGCATCGCCAATCGGTTCGTATATCGGTCATACCGCTAAAGACTTCAACGCGAACAAACCCGAAGAACTGGAAGTGTTGCAGCAAGTCGTTTCAAGCGGCAAAGTCCTTGAAACCAATCGACTAATAGCAAATACAGGACGCCAGTATCATATCTTGATCTACTTACAAGGTCAACAAGAAGTCGTCGCTTTGTTCACGGACATCTCGGAACGGATGAAAACGATCGAGGCCCTTCGCCGTAGCGAAGAAACCCTACACAACATATACAAAAACATACCCGTTGGTATTGAAATCTATGATAAAGACGGAGCCTTGATTGCCCTAAATGATGTTGAAAGCGAAATCTTCGGATTCGAACACAAAGAAGACGTACTGGGAGTTAATCTATTTAAAAACCCGAACCTTCCCCAGCAACACCTCGAAATGTTACGGCAGGGCAAGGAAATCATATTCCCGCTGACATACAAATTCACGAACGTGAATAAAACTTACTACAACACGAAATACGAGGGAACGAGAAACTTGACGGTAAAAGGAAATTGTCTCTATGATTCCGACAATAACATAGAAAACTACCTGCTCATCGTCATCGACAACACGGAAGCCATCAAGGCTTACCGCAAAATTGAAGACTTTGAAACCCTGTTCAATGACATCGCAGAATTCTCCAAGGTAGGTATTTGCCGCTGGAATCCGCTAAGTAACAACTTTCTGGGTTCGGACGTTTGGTTTCATAATCTCAACCAGACACCCCGCCCAATCAACAATATCGTGGAAGCCTACGAGTATGCTCACCCCGATGATCTCCAATGTCTCTCCACGTTTTTCCAAAACGTCATGGACGGGGAAGAACAGTCATTCTCCGGGCAAGTACGTATCCAATTCGAGGATAGCTGGCGCTGGATGCGCGTACGTTTCAAAGTGAAAGAATACAATCCGCAGAAAGGCATTATTGAACTCATCGGGCTAAATCTTGACATCACGGAACTAAAAGAAACAGAAAGTAAACTCATTGCCGCCAAGCTGAAAGCCGAAGAGGCTGATCGCTTGAAATCGGCCTTCTTGGCTAACATGAGCCATGAAATCCGTACCCCTCTCAACGCGATAGTAGGTTTCTCCAACTTGTTGGCTGACACGAGCGACATCGAGGAAAGGGAACAATACATCTCCGTGATA
The window above is part of the Butyricimonas paravirosa genome. Proteins encoded here:
- a CDS encoding transporter yields the protein MLERLKTWMLPLAMLSGGIFYSFFSLFSFLTPYLISVMLLITCCRLSIKEMRFTRLHAWMLVVQVVGSVCVYAVLCPFDALLGEAMMICVLAPTAVAATVVTGMLGGSVSCLAAYTLASNLCVAIVSPVIFSLVGTQGEMSFGASLWYVCRQVGPLLLLPLAGAWILEYFIPSAHKVLKSHQSISFYLWSFSLTIVVGKTVSFIMQQDSKNYGEEFLIAFAALLLCIGQFAIGRWIGRRHGETIAGGQGLGQKNTILAIWMAQVYLSPLSSIGPAAYVLWQNSINSWQLWKKRKREGKV
- a CDS encoding ATP-binding protein; amino-acid sequence: MSENKNTAIPVNELEDLQEKEFILHELQKSAKIGWWKVNFNTHEIICSDYIMDILDLSKNTMTVEEFLNIINVEHRQRISSSFIHIRTQNFYDEIFPIQTKYGELWIHSKLGNKIVREDNTVIAIGFSQILDEETNTSLYKDKEDSRLKELLVRQFALSQSLSNFLKSADTQKVITDTLKDLLQQFNGDRTYIFQYDKTKGTQSCIYEATREEVSPEIDTLQDMDINYNQWWSKQMFNNVPIIINNLDEMPPEAVNDKQTLARQNIASLMVFPLLSAQGIWGYMGIDIVNTPRLWSMIDKEWFSAISNIINICIELRASEKKAQQEREYFKSLYDHMPIGYLRMQILYNNSGKVTDYKYLDANPAFYNITASPIGSYIGHTAKDFNANKPEELEVLQQVVSSGKVLETNRLIANTGRQYHILIYLQGQQEVVALFTDISERMKTIEALRRSEETLHNIYKNIPVGIEIYDKDGALIALNDVESEIFGFEHKEDVLGVNLFKNPNLPQQHLEMLRQGKEIIFPLTYKFTNVNKTYYNTKYEGTRNLTVKGNCLYDSDNNIENYLLIVIDNTEAIKAYRKIEDFETLFNDIAEFSKVGICRWNPLSNNFLGSDVWFHNLNQTPRPINNIVEAYEYAHPDDLQCLSTFFQNVMDGEEQSFSGQVRIQFEDSWRWMRVRFKVKEYNPQKGIIELIGLNLDITELKETESKLIAAKLKAEEADRLKSAFLANMSHEIRTPLNAIVGFSNLLADTSDIEEREQYISVIQKNNELLLQLISDILDLSKIEAGTYEVTFAEVDVNDLCEEIICSHAMKVPQGVTLSFEEHEPHCFICSDRNRITQILSNFINNAIKFTESGYIHVGYTLSEKYIRFHVQDSGIGISTKNQEQIFDRFIKLNTFARGTGLGLSICKSIVEKLGGEIGVKSTLGCGSTFWFSLPYDPLYKAKSGTTGH